One part of the Raphanus sativus cultivar WK10039 chromosome 7, ASM80110v3, whole genome shotgun sequence genome encodes these proteins:
- the LOC108814522 gene encoding F-box/kelch-repeat protein At5g60570 isoform X1, translating into MAAEEHSPETRQVSNSVSVVENDAQRPRLGSSDSLLPGLIDDVALNCLAWVPRTDYPSLSCVSKNYNNLIKFNHLFALRKELGIVEHLVFMVCDPRGWLTFSPTKNKWTVLPKIPCDECFNHADKESLAVDDELLVFGRELFQFAIWKYGLRSRRRWVKCEGMHRPRCLFASGSSGGIAIVAGGTDMMGNVLASAEIYDSSSGRWEMLPNMHSPRRLCSGFFMDGRFYVVGGMSSPNVSVTYGEEFDLETRRWRKIEGMYPNVNRAAQAPPLVVVVNNELFTLEYLTNMVKRYDKERNEWEVMGRLPPMVDSSNGWGLAFKPCGDRLLVVCGQRGSNGEGIVVNAWCPKTGGRDGNLDWKVIGVKENVGVFVYNCAVMGC; encoded by the coding sequence ATGGCGGCTGAAGAACATTCTCCTGAGACAAGACAAGTCTCTAACTCTGTTTCTGTTGTAGAGAATGATGCTCAACGCCCGAGGCTGGGGTCAAGCGACTCGCTTCTCCCCGGTCTTATCGACGACGTCGCTCTAAACTGTCTCGCTTGGGTTCCAAGAACAGACTACCCTTCTCTCTCCTGCGTAAGCAAAAACTACAACAACTTGATCAAGTTCAATCATCTCTTCGCTCTCAGAAAAGAACTCGGAATAGTCGAGCATCTCGTCTTCATGGTCTGCGACCCTAGAGGCTGGCTAACGTTCTCTCCCACGAAAAACAAATGGACGGTGCTTCCCAAAATACCCTGCGACGAGTGCTTCAACCACGCGGACAAAGAGTCTCTGGCCGTGGACGACGAGCTCCTCGTCTTCGGGAGAGAGCTTTTCCAGTTCGCGATATGGAAGTACGGTCTGAGGTCTCGGCGGCGCTGGGTCAAATGCGAAGGGATGCACCGTCCTCGCTGCTTGTTCGCTTCGGGGAGCTCGGGAGGGATCGCTATCGTGGCTGGAGGGACTGATATGATGGGGAATGTATTAGCCTCTGCGGAGATTTATGATTCTTCTTCCGGGAGGTGGGAGATGCTTCCCAACATGCATTCGCCTCGGAGGCTTTGCTCCGGGTTCTTCATGGACGGGAGGTTCTACGTGGTTGGAGGGATGTCGAGCCCTAACGTGTCGGTCACGTATGGGGAAGAGTTTGATCTCGAGACGAGGAGATGGAGGAAGATCGAAGGGATGTATCCGAACGTGAACAGGGCGGCGCAGGCGCCGCCTCTCGTTGTGGTGGTGAACAACGAGCTGTTCACGCTTGAGTATTTGACCAACATGGTGAAGAGGTATGATAAGGAGAGGAACGAGTGGGAAGTGATGGGGAGGTTGCCGCCGATGGTGGACTCGTCTAACGGTTGGGGGTTGGCGTTTAAACCGTGCGGTGATCGGTTGTTGGTTGTTTGTGGGCAGAGAGGGAGTAACGGTGAGGGGATTGTTGTGAATGCTTGGTGTCCGAAGACGGGTGGTAGAGATGGGAACTTGGATTGGAAAGTGATTGGTGTTAAAGAGAATGTTGGTGTCTTTGTTTATAACTGCGCAGTGATGGGTtgttaa
- the LOC108814262 gene encoding probable pyridoxal 5'-phosphate synthase subunit PDX2 isoform X1, with the protein MTVGVLALQGSFNEHIAALRRLGVQGIEIRKAEQLLTVSSLIIPGGESTTMAKLAEYHNLFPALREFVKTGKPVWGTCAGLIFLADRAVGQKEGGQELVGGLDCTVHRNFFGSQIQSFEADISVPLLTSKEGGPETYRGVFIRAPAVLDVGPDVQVLAHYPVPSNKVLYSSSTVQIQEEDAVPETNVIVAVKQRNLLATAFHPELTADTRWHSYFMKMGKEVEEGASSSSSGTIVSVGETSVGTEQAKPDIPIYQ; encoded by the exons ATGACCGTGGGAGTTTTAGCTTTGCAGGGCTCCTTCAATGAGCACATCGCGGCTCTGCGTCGGCTAGGCGTCCAAGGAATCGAGATTAGGAAGGCGGAGCAGCTTCTCACCGTCTCATCCCTCATAATCCCTGGCGGCGAGAGCACCACCATGGCCAAACTCGCCGAGTACCATAACCtg tttccggcTCTACGTGAGTTTGTAAAAACGGGGAAACCTGTTTGGGGGACATGCGCTGGTCTTATCTTCTTGGCAGACAGAGCCGTTG GTCAGAAAGAGGGAGGTCAAGAACTAGTTGGTGGTCTTGATTGCACCGTGCATAGGAACTTCTTTGGCAGCCAG ATTCAAAGTTTTGAAGCTGATATCTCAGTACCTCTACTAACATCTAAAGAAGGTGGGCCGGAGACATACCGAGGAGTCTTCATACGTGCTCCAGCTGTTCTCGACGTTGGCCCTGATGTCCAAGTCTTGGCGCATTATCCCGTCCCATCGAACAAGGTCTTGTATTCAAGCTCCACCGTCCAAATCCAAGAG GAAGATGCTGTTCCAGAGACGAACGTCATTGTTGCTGTGAAGCAAAGAAACTTGTTAGCGACTGCGTTTCACCCCGAGTTAACCGCAGACACGCGATg GCACAGTTATTTCATGAAGATGGGGAAAGAGGTCGAAGAAGGAGCTTCTTCAAGCAGTAGTGGAACGATTGTTTCTGTTGGAGAAACCAGCGTTGGTACCGAGCAAGCTAAGCCTGATATTCCTATATATCAGTAA
- the LOC108814522 gene encoding F-box/kelch-repeat protein At5g60570 isoform X2, with amino-acid sequence MEQIKRWRLFWSNALNLSMNTGTSVSQLSNSCSIMAAEEHSPETRQVSNSVSVVENDAQRPRLGSSDSLLPGLIDDVALNCLAWVPRTDYPSLSCVSKNYNNLIKFNHLFALRKELGIVEHLVFMVCDPRGWLTFSPTKNKWTVLPKIPCDECFNHADKESLAVDDELLVFGRELFQFAIWKYGLRSRRRWVKCEGMHRPRCLFASGSSGGIAIVAGGTDMMGNVLASAEIYDSSSGRWEMLPNMHSPRRLCSGFFMDGRFYVVGGMSSPNVSVTYGEEFDLETRRWRKIEGMYPNVNRAAQAPPLVVVVNNELFTLEYLTNMVKRYDKERNEWEVMGRLPPMVDSSNGWGLAFKPCGDRLLVVCGQRGSNGEGIVVNAWCPKTGGRDGNLDWKVIGVKENVGVFVYNCAVMGC; translated from the exons ATGGAACAAATAAAGAGATGGAGATTGTTTTGGAGCAACGCACTGAATCTGTCTATGAATACTGGGACAAGTGTTTCCCAACTGAGTAACAGCTGCT CAATAATGGCGGCTGAAGAACATTCTCCTGAGACAAGACAAGTCTCTAACTCTGTTTCTGTTGTAGAGAATGATGCTCAACGCCCGAGGCTGGGGTCAAGCGACTCGCTTCTCCCCGGTCTTATCGACGACGTCGCTCTAAACTGTCTCGCTTGGGTTCCAAGAACAGACTACCCTTCTCTCTCCTGCGTAAGCAAAAACTACAACAACTTGATCAAGTTCAATCATCTCTTCGCTCTCAGAAAAGAACTCGGAATAGTCGAGCATCTCGTCTTCATGGTCTGCGACCCTAGAGGCTGGCTAACGTTCTCTCCCACGAAAAACAAATGGACGGTGCTTCCCAAAATACCCTGCGACGAGTGCTTCAACCACGCGGACAAAGAGTCTCTGGCCGTGGACGACGAGCTCCTCGTCTTCGGGAGAGAGCTTTTCCAGTTCGCGATATGGAAGTACGGTCTGAGGTCTCGGCGGCGCTGGGTCAAATGCGAAGGGATGCACCGTCCTCGCTGCTTGTTCGCTTCGGGGAGCTCGGGAGGGATCGCTATCGTGGCTGGAGGGACTGATATGATGGGGAATGTATTAGCCTCTGCGGAGATTTATGATTCTTCTTCCGGGAGGTGGGAGATGCTTCCCAACATGCATTCGCCTCGGAGGCTTTGCTCCGGGTTCTTCATGGACGGGAGGTTCTACGTGGTTGGAGGGATGTCGAGCCCTAACGTGTCGGTCACGTATGGGGAAGAGTTTGATCTCGAGACGAGGAGATGGAGGAAGATCGAAGGGATGTATCCGAACGTGAACAGGGCGGCGCAGGCGCCGCCTCTCGTTGTGGTGGTGAACAACGAGCTGTTCACGCTTGAGTATTTGACCAACATGGTGAAGAGGTATGATAAGGAGAGGAACGAGTGGGAAGTGATGGGGAGGTTGCCGCCGATGGTGGACTCGTCTAACGGTTGGGGGTTGGCGTTTAAACCGTGCGGTGATCGGTTGTTGGTTGTTTGTGGGCAGAGAGGGAGTAACGGTGAGGGGATTGTTGTGAATGCTTGGTGTCCGAAGACGGGTGGTAGAGATGGGAACTTGGATTGGAAAGTGATTGGTGTTAAAGAGAATGTTGGTGTCTTTGTTTATAACTGCGCAGTGATGGGTtgttaa
- the LOC108816422 gene encoding dehydrodolichyl diphosphate synthase 8-like — protein MNTREEVGEFSKLFNGFITLMRRFIFKVLCVGPIPNHISFIMDGNRRFAKKHNLQGLDAGHRAGFVSVTYVLQYCQEIGVPYVTLYAFGIDNFKREPEEVKCMMDLMLEKIELTIDQAISGNLKDLKVIFAGDLNLVKERLKAAAQRLMELTEENRGLVVVVIVAYSTSHEIVQAIRESCVRKCEGGDSPQVLEVSDVEECMYTSIVPDPDLVIRSGGIDRLSDFMTWQSSRSLLHTTAALWPELGLWHLVWAILKFQRMHDYLQRKQKLD, from the coding sequence ATGAATACCCGAGAAGAAGTAGGTGAGTTCTCTAAACTCTTCAATGGTTTCATAACTCTAATGAGGAGATTCATATTTAAAGTTCTATGCGTCGGTCCAATCCCTAATCACATCTCATTCATCATGGATGGAAACCGCAGATTCGCCAAGAAACACAATCTTCAAGGCCTAGACGCTGGACACAGAGCCGGTTTCGTGTCAGTAACATACGTTCTTCAGTACTGCCAAGAGATTGGTGTACCGTACGTCACGCTCTACGCCTTTGGTATCGATAATTTCAAGAGAGAACCTGAAGAAGTCAAGTGTATGATGGATCTGATGCTGGAGAAAATCGAGCTCACTATCGATCAAGCGATCTCCGGGAATCTAAAAGATTTGAAAGTGATATTTGCTGGTGATTTGAATCTGGTAAAGGAGCGTCTTAAAGCCGCAGCTCAGAGACTGATGGAACTTACCGAGGAGAATAGGGGGTTAGTGGTTGTGGTTATCGTTGCGTACAGTACAAGTCACGAGATTGTTCAGGCTATTAGAGAATCTTGTGTGAGGAAGTGTGAGGGTGGGGATAGTCCTCAGGTTTTGGAGGTGAGTGATGTTGAAGAGTGTATGTATACATCAATTGTTCCTGATCCGGATCTTGTAATAAGATCAGGAGGAATCGATCGGCTGAGTGATTTCATGACTTGGCAGAGTTCAAGGTCCCTTCTTCATACCACGGCAGCTCTCTGGCCGGAGTTAGGTCTTTGGCATTTGGTTTGGGCCATTCTTAAATTCCAGAGGATGCACGATTACTTGCAGAGGAAGCAAAAGCTCGACTAA
- the LOC108816559 gene encoding uncharacterized protein LOC108816559: MEHRKSYVLVALFALLLLTEVVIAASDGGKGNGNNGKGQVDKGNGGYDDGKGKGNGNGNGNGNGPKDKDKKDKEKKEKEKKDKEEKAKKDKEKKEKEKKEKERKEKEKRDKEQSEAAARYRMLSPLPTGQEQAMCQGQGACYYKTLACPGECPKRKPAKNRNTKACFIDCTSKCEATCKWRKPNCNGYGSLCYDPRFVGGDGRMFYFHGSKGGNFAIVSDNNLQINAHFIGTRPVGRTRDFTWVQALNVMFENHKLVITANKVTQWDENSDSFTIRYNEELITLPEDEESEWRANSGQREIVIERTDEKNSVRVLVSGLVQMDIKVRPIGKEEDRVHNYQLPQDDAFAHLETQFKFLDLSELVEGVLGKTYRPDYVSTAKTGVPMPVMGGEDKYQTPSLFSPTCRLCRFKLQEEHLSADI, translated from the exons ATGGAGCACAGAAAGTCATATGTGCTCGTCGCTCTCTTCGCATTGCTTCTCTTGACCGAAGTTGTCATTGCTGCGAGTGATGGCGGCAAAGGCAACGGTAATAACGGCAAGGGGCAAGTAGACAAGGGTAATGGAGGATATGATGATGGTAAAGGCAAAGGTAATGGTAATGGTAATGGTAATGGTAACGGTCCAAAGGACAAGGACAAGAAGGataaagaaaagaaggaaaaggagaagaaggaCAAGGAAGAAAAGGCAAAGAAGGACAAGgagaaaaaggagaaagagaagaaggaaaaagagaggaaagagaaagagaaaaggGACAAGGAGCAGAGTGAAGCGGCTGCAAGATACAGGATGCTTTCACCGTTGCCCACAGGACAAGAGCAGGCCATGTGCCAGGGTCAGGGTGCATGTTATTACAAGACTCTTGCTTGTCCTGGTGAATGTCCCAAGAGGAAGCCCGCCAAGAACAGAAACACCAAAGCTTGTTTCATTGACTGCACCAGCAAATGCGAAGCTACATGCAAAT GGAGGAAACCGAACTGCAACGGCTACGGTTCTCTATGCTATGACCCTAGATTTGTTGGAGGAGATGGTAGGATGTTCTATTTCCATGGATCCAAAGGAGGAAACTTTGCGATCGTTTCAGACAATAACCTCCAGATCAACGCTCACTTCATTGGTACAAGACCCGTTGGAAGAACCAGAGACTTCACATGGGTGCAAGCCCTGAATGTCATGTTCGAAAACCACAAGCTCGTGATCACAGCCAATAAAGTGACACAGTGGGATGAAAACTCTGACTCCTTTACCATCAGATACAACGAAGAGCTCATCACGCTACCAGAAGATGAAGAATCCGAATGGAGGGCAAATTCGGGACAAAGAGAGATCGTAATCGAAAGAACCGACGAGAAAAACAGCGTGAGAGTACTTGTCTCTGGTCTTGTTCAGATGGACATCAAAGTGAGACCAATAgggaaagaagaagatagagttCACAACTATCAGTTGCCTCAAGATGATGCTTTTGCGCATCTTGAGACTCAGTTCAAGTTCTTAGACCTAAGCGAGCTCGTTGAGGGTGTTTTGGGGAAAACCTACCGTCCTGATTACGTTAGCACGGCCAAGACTGGTGTTCCAATGCCTGTGATGGGAGGAGAAGACAAATACCAGACGCCTTCTCTGTTCTCGCCTACTTGCAGACTCTGCAGGTTTAAGCTTCAAGAAGAACATCTCTCTGCTGATATCTAA
- the LOC108816423 gene encoding uncharacterized protein LOC108816423 has protein sequence MSRVLVILIVLVSVSAVSAAKKGAYDAASTNYNVLSPLGSGQERVLCLARGSCNQKILTCPKECPQRKPQMNKKEKACFIDCSSKCEVTCKWRIANCNGYGSLCYDPRFVGGDGVMFYFHGNKDGNFAIVSDENLQINAHFIGTRPAGRTRDFTWVQAFSVMFDAHNLVIAAKKVSSWDDSVDSLVVRWNGEEVEVPSGGEAEWRINLEEREVVVERTDVRNNVRVTVSGIVQMDIKVRPIGKEEDRVHNYQLPEDDVFAHLETQFKFFSLSDLVEGVLGKTYRPGYVSPVKIGVPMPMMGGEDKYQTPSLFSPLCNVCRFQGKPDPGVAKY, from the exons ATGTCACGGGTCCTAGTCATTTTAATCGTTCTTGTCTCTGTTTCCGCGGTTTCAGCAGCAAAGAAAGGTGCTTATGATGCAGCTTCAACGAACTACAATGTGCTGTCTCCACTTGGCTCGGGCCAAGAGCGAGTTCTATGCTTGGCGAGAGGATCCTGTAACCAGAAGATCCTCACTTGTCCCAAGGAATGTCCCCAAAGGAAACCTCAGATGAACAAGAAGGAAAAAGCCTGTTTCATTGATTGTAGCAGCAAATGCGAAGTCACCTGCAAAT GGAGGATAGCAAACTGCAACGGTTATGGCTCTTTATGTTACGATCCAAGATTCGTAGGAGGAGATGGAGTGATGTTCTACTTCCACGGAAACAAAGACGGGAACTTCGCTATTGTCTCTGACGAGAATCTTCAAATCAATGCACATTTTATCGGTACAAGACCTGCTGGTAGAACCAGAGACTTCACATGGGTTCAAGCCTTCTCAGTCATGTTCGATGCTCACAACCTAGTCATCGCGGCCAAGAAGGTTTCCTCTTGGGACGACTCTGTTGACTCTCTTGTTGTGAGATGGAACGGGGAAGAAGTTGAAGTCCCGTCAGGAGGTGAAGCAGAGTGGAGAATCAATCTTGAAGAAAGAGAAGTTGTGGTTGAGAGAACTGATGTGAGGAATAACGTGAGAGTCACGGTATCTGGTATTGTTCAGATGGATATTAAGGTTAGACCAATAGGTAAAGAGGAAGACAGAGTTCATAACTATCAGTTGCCTGAAGATGATGTTTTTGCTCATCTGGAGACTCAGTTTAAGTTCTTTAGCTTGAGTGATCTCGTTGAGGGAGTTTTGGGGAAAACATATAGGCCTGGATACGTTAGTCCGGTTAAGATTGGAGTCCCTATGCCAATGATGGGTGGAGAAGACAAGTATCAGACTCCTTCTCTGTTCTCACCTCTCTGTAATGTCTGCAGGTTCCAAGGCAAACCTGATCCCGGTGTGGCTAAGTACTAA
- the LOC108814262 gene encoding probable pyridoxal 5'-phosphate synthase subunit PDX2 isoform X2, giving the protein MTVGVLALQGSFNEHIAALRRLGVQGIEIRKAEQLLTVSSLIIPGGESTTMAKLAEYHNLFPALREFVKTGKPVWGTCAGLIFLADRAVGQKEGGQELVGGLDCTVHRNFFGSQIQSFEADISVPLLTSKEGGPETYRGVFIRAPAVLDVGPDVQVLAHYPVPSNKEDAVPETNVIVAVKQRNLLATAFHPELTADTRWHSYFMKMGKEVEEGASSSSSGTIVSVGETSVGTEQAKPDIPIYQ; this is encoded by the exons ATGACCGTGGGAGTTTTAGCTTTGCAGGGCTCCTTCAATGAGCACATCGCGGCTCTGCGTCGGCTAGGCGTCCAAGGAATCGAGATTAGGAAGGCGGAGCAGCTTCTCACCGTCTCATCCCTCATAATCCCTGGCGGCGAGAGCACCACCATGGCCAAACTCGCCGAGTACCATAACCtg tttccggcTCTACGTGAGTTTGTAAAAACGGGGAAACCTGTTTGGGGGACATGCGCTGGTCTTATCTTCTTGGCAGACAGAGCCGTTG GTCAGAAAGAGGGAGGTCAAGAACTAGTTGGTGGTCTTGATTGCACCGTGCATAGGAACTTCTTTGGCAGCCAG ATTCAAAGTTTTGAAGCTGATATCTCAGTACCTCTACTAACATCTAAAGAAGGTGGGCCGGAGACATACCGAGGAGTCTTCATACGTGCTCCAGCTGTTCTCGACGTTGGCCCTGATGTCCAAGTCTTGGCGCATTATCCCGTCCCATCGAACAAG GAAGATGCTGTTCCAGAGACGAACGTCATTGTTGCTGTGAAGCAAAGAAACTTGTTAGCGACTGCGTTTCACCCCGAGTTAACCGCAGACACGCGATg GCACAGTTATTTCATGAAGATGGGGAAAGAGGTCGAAGAAGGAGCTTCTTCAAGCAGTAGTGGAACGATTGTTTCTGTTGGAGAAACCAGCGTTGGTACCGAGCAAGCTAAGCCTGATATTCCTATATATCAGTAA
- the LOC108814548 gene encoding serine/threonine-protein kinase GRIK2 encodes MFRDNFLFARTMGCFGCFGTSSTRTRQPPEPYGDDDDDAYSYSCDSDVTSIVRGEDEEDDEEVEQKSRSQRSEEILKYRLDNGLICRQVPVKETNQLIRGEDEDGNKMINEYVRVCKIGSGSYGKVVLYRSTVDGQHYAIKAFHKSHLVRLRVAPSETAMSDVLREVMIMKILEHPNIVNLIEVIDDPETDHFYMVLEYIDGKWVYDGSGPPGALGEKTARKYLRDIVAGLMYLHAHNVIHGDIKPDNLLVTSSGTVKIGDFSVSQVFKDDDDQLRRSPGTPVFTAPECCLVSGITYSGRAADTWAVGVTLYHMILGQYPFLADTLQDTYDKIVNNPLTIPDGLNPLLRDLIEGLLCKNPSERMTLKNVLEHPWVMEEEGHVPEYICCCKRRNSALKIEQEEEEEEANGMSDPR; translated from the exons ATGTTTCGTGATAATTTTTTGTTTGCCCGTACCATGGGTTGCTTTGGATGCTTTGGTACTTCTTCTACTAGAACCCGACAACCTCCAGAGCCCTacggtgatgatgatgatgatgcatatTCATACTCGTGTGATAGCGATGTAACTAGCATCGTgagaggagaagatgaggaagatgACGAAGAAGTTGAGCAGAAGAGCCGCTCTCAACGTTCTGaggaaattttgaaatatagaCTAGATAATGGATTGATCTGCAGGCAAGTTCCTGTTAAAGAAACTAATCAACTTATTCGTGGAGAG gatGAAGATGGTAACAAGATGATCAATGAGTATGTTCGCGTGTGTAAAATTGGATCTGGTAGCTATGGTAAAGTG GTTTTATATCGAAGCACCGTAGATGGCCAGCATTATGCTATCAAA GCGTTTCACAAGTCGCATTTAGTAAGGCTAAGGGTTGCACCTTCAGAGACTGCTATGAGTGATGTTCTTCGTGAG GTTATGATTATGAAAATTTTGGAGCATCCTAACATTGTTAATCTCATTGAGGTGATAGATGATCCGGAAACTGATCATTTTTACATGG TTCTCGAATACATTGATGGAAAATGGGTATATGACGGTTCTGGACCGCCTGGTGCTCTCGGTGAGAAAACTGCTAGAAAGTACTTGCGAGATATAGTTGCTGGCCTGATGTACCTTCATGCTCAT AATGTAATACACGGGGACATTAAACCCGACAATCTGCTGGTTACTAGTAGCGGTACAGTGAAGATAGGAGATTTCAGTGTCAGCCAAGTATTCAAG gatgatgatgatcaacTGCGTCGATCTCCTGGGACGCCAGTCTTCACTGCTCCAGAATGTTGTTTAg TGTCAGGTATAACGTATAGTGGGAGAGCTGCGGATACATGGGCAGTGGGAGTTACTTTGTATCATATGATATTGGGACAATACCCGTTTCTTGCTGATACTCTTCAGGACACCTACGACAAG ATTGTTAACAACCCTTTGACCATCCCGGATGGATTGAATCCTCTTCTAAGAGATTTGATCGAGGGTCTACTTTGCAAGA ATCCGAGTGAGAGAATGACACTGAAGAATGTGTTGGAGCATCCATGGGTCATGGAAGAAGAAGGGCATGTCCCTGAGTATATTTGTTGCTGCAAACGACGTAATTCTGCCTTAAAGattgaacaagaagaagaagaagaagaagctaatgGGATGTCAGATCCTAGGTAA